One Zerene cesonia ecotype Mississippi chromosome 9, Zerene_cesonia_1.1, whole genome shotgun sequence DNA window includes the following coding sequences:
- the LOC119828924 gene encoding heat shock protein DDB_G0288861-like isoform X1, with amino-acid sequence MAENGYGPTPVVGHIGRIPNYGKTQVNQFGNAEPPACIQNAMMTKDKKPFTYTPGGLDLSQIKTPSMARRLARQRSLEDHDQSNPQGNGNYNPQGGPAPPPPPPMKIPAPPPPPPLVIEAPNSKSPKPIATGERPEIVIPENPIGMLRKTNSPYHWEAEKAELQRIGPVPKFVEKVPSPLTVKLPQHNVPQHYGSPQSNYQRQNTYGNQHSSPDSPLHRPEAQYGNQKTMSPNMNGSPPMREILQRQDSQFNKSPQPFANQSPFNNTAPYSPAPNNHWRQPERRDSPVITSPHSPQANRGPFSPNVQQNSPIYNQVPQSNVFHTLPRVGQRNQDNVTNNVQNYGNPVNNNVREVPQQNFNSNTELENTAPWRTNTLNRYPRENQQSLNNEQNINHNQSYTPQWRGNDAINKPSENNSNPSWKRDNINVQKSNPQPQYNPPWVHEDPNSNKVQTDNNSVPWRSQETERSAPNSFPETRYQSSISIPISPRKQAPQPQYNNSPSQKEVVYVNQEPVFYCPDSPKSIPPWVKTQKEKTKTPPPIWCQRPLDGSKAGQRELATPPRDTSQEPEWVRKSNEMQRGARDVISPPKYQQSVQPNWSTRPSENRKSLPRDNNQQYQQQPTSRIIPIQMEVSSTETRNQKQQGNQQPQLRIIIDMKQNPDQSQPQSQAPYSQPTQRIMRVLSPQLVRMDEGTADRELPTLNRAFQNQDSQPKTRIIPIQVEDGNGGANKRVYYHKIACDAPQRQSKSFKVLQVVTGTGPDQIQIIEDRKGYTDL; translated from the exons ATGGCTGAAAACGG ATACGGGCCCACGCCTGTCGTTGGTCACATCGGCAGAATCCCAAACTACGGTAAAACACAAGTAAAT cAATTTGGTAACGCAGAACCTCCTGCATGTATTCAAAACGCTATGATGACAAAGGATAAGAAACCCTTCACTTATACACCAGGTGGCTTGGATTTATCACAAATAAAGACGCCAAGTATGGCCAGAAGATTAGCCCGTCAGCGATCTTTGGAAGATCATGATCAATCAAATCCACAAGGAAATGGAAATTACAATCCACAAGGAGGGCCAGCGCCACCTCCGCCGCCTCCTATGAAAATACCAGCTCCTCCCCCACCACCCCCTCTTGTTATTGAAGCTCCAAACAGCAAATCCCCAAAACCAATTGCAACGGGTGAAAGACCAGAAATAGTTATACCAGAAAATCCTATTGGAATGCTCAGAAAGACAAACAGCCCCTACCATTGGGAGGCAGAAAAAGCTGAGCTACAGCGTATAGGCCCTGTTCCTAAATTTGTTGAAAAGGTGCCAAGCCCTTTGACTGTTAAACTGCCACAACATAATGTTCCCCAGCATTATGGATCACCGCAATCTAATTATCAGAGGCAGAACACTTATGGAAATCAACATTCATCGCCTGATAGCCCGCTACACAGACCTGAAGCTCAATATGGTAACCAGAAAACGATGTCTCCAAACATGAATGGCTCTCCTCCAATGAGAGAAATCCTACAGCGTCAAGACTCGCAATTTAACAAGAGTCCACAGCCATTTGCAAATCAATCACCATTCAATAATACTGCTCCTTACTCTCCAGCACCAAACAATCATTGGCGGCAACCAGAAAGAAGGGATTCACCTGTTATAACTAGCCCACACTCGCCTCAAGCAAATCGTGGACCGTTTTCACCAAATGTTCAACAAAATTCACCTATATACAATCAGGTTCCACAAAGTAACGTTTTCCATACATTACCTAGAGTTGGACAAAGAAATCAAGATAACGTTACAAATAATGTGCAAAACTATGGAAATCCTGTTAATAACAATGTCAGAGAAGTGCCGCAACAgaatttcaattcaaacaCGGAACTGGAAAACACTGCACCGTGGCGTACTAATACATTGAATAGATATCCACGTGAAAATCAACAATCATTGaataatgaacaaaatattaatcacaATCAATCATACACACCGCAATGGAGAGGAAATGATGCTATTAATAAACCATCTGAGAATAATTCAAATCCTTCTTGGAAACGAGACAATATAAACGTTCAAAAAAGCAACCCACAGCCACAATACAATCCACCGTGGGTTCATGAAGATCCAAACAGTAATAAAGTCCAGACAGACAATAATTCAGTACCGTGGAGATCTCAAGAAACTGAAAGATCAGCGCCCAATTCTTTTCCAGAAACAAGGTATCAGTCCTCAATATCTATTCCAATTTCACCAAGAAAACAAGCGCCTCAACCCCAATATAACAACAGTCCATCTCAAAAGGAAGTCGTTTATGTTAATCAAGAGCCCGTCTTTTACTGTCCAGATAGTCCAAAATCGATACCACCTTGGGTAAAAACGCAAAAGGAAAAGACAAAAACACCTCCGCCAATATGGTGTCAGAGACCTCTAGATGGATCAAAGGCAGGCCAAAGAGAATTGGCTACACCACCAAGGGACACCAGCCAGGAACCTGAGTGGGTTCGAAAGAGTAATGAAATGCAAAGAGGTGCACGTGACGTTATCAGTCCGCCTAAATATCAACAATCTGTGCAACCCAACTGGTCAACGCGACCATCAGAGAATCGGAAAAGTCTGCCACGAGACAACAACCAGCAATATCAACAGCAACCAACGAGTAGGATAATTCCAATTCAGATGGAAGTATCGAGCACGGAGACTCGGAATCAGAAGCAGCAAGGGAATCAACAACCACAGTTACGAATTATAATCGATATGAAACAGAATCCCGATCAGAGCCAACCACAATCACAGGCGCCGTATTCACAACCAACGCAGCGTATTATGAGAGTGCTTTCACCGCAATTGGTGAGGATGGACGAAGGAACTGCAGACCGAGAACTCCCAACACTGAATAGAGCTTTCCAGAATCAAGACAGTCAACCAAAAACTCGAATAATACCCATTCAAGTGGAAGATGGTAATGGTGGCGCAAACAAAAG AGTGTACTACCACAAGATTGCTTGTGATGCTCCACAGCGGCAGTCGAAATCATTCAAAGTATTGCAAGTCGTCACTGGAACGGGTCCTGATCAAATACAGATTATAGAAGACAGGAAAGGGTACACAGACTTATGA
- the LOC119828924 gene encoding homeobox protein 2-like isoform X2: MAENGYGPTPVVGHIGRIPNYGKTQVNQFGNAEPPACIQNAMMTKDKKPFTYTPGGLDLSQIKTPSMARRLARQRSLEDHDQSNPQGNGNYNPQGGPAPPPPPPMKIPAPPPPPPLVIEAPNSKSPKPIATGERPEIVIPENPIGMLRKTNSPYHWEAEKAELQRIGPVPKFVEKVPSPLTVKLPQHNVPQHYGSPQSNYQRQNTYGNQHSSPDSPLHRPEAQYGNQKTMSPNMNGSPPMREILQRQDSQFNKSPQPFANQSPFNNTAPYSPAPNNHWRQPERRDSPVITSPHSPQANRGPFSPNVQQNSPIYNQVPQSNVFHTLPRVGQRNQDNVTNNVQNYGNPVNNNVREVPQQNFNSNTELENTAPWRTNTLNRYPRENQQSLNNEQNINHNQSYTPQWRGNDAINKPSENNSNPSWKRDNINVQKSNPQPQYNPPWVHEDPNSNKVQTDNNSVPWRSQETERSAPNSFPETRYQSSISIPISPRKQAPQPQYNNSPSQKEVVYVNQEPVFYCPDSPKSIPPWVKTQKEKTKTPPPIWCQRPLDGSKAGQRELATPPRDTSQEPEWVRKSNEMQRGARDVISPPKYQQSVQPNWSTRPSENRKSLPRDNNQQYQQQPTSRIIPIQMEVSSTETRNQKQQGNQQPQLRIIIDMKQNPDQSQPQSQAPYSQPTQRIMRVLSPQLVRMDEGTADRELPTLNRAFQNQDSQPKTRIIPIQVEDGNGGANKSFGGRY; the protein is encoded by the exons ATGGCTGAAAACGG ATACGGGCCCACGCCTGTCGTTGGTCACATCGGCAGAATCCCAAACTACGGTAAAACACAAGTAAAT cAATTTGGTAACGCAGAACCTCCTGCATGTATTCAAAACGCTATGATGACAAAGGATAAGAAACCCTTCACTTATACACCAGGTGGCTTGGATTTATCACAAATAAAGACGCCAAGTATGGCCAGAAGATTAGCCCGTCAGCGATCTTTGGAAGATCATGATCAATCAAATCCACAAGGAAATGGAAATTACAATCCACAAGGAGGGCCAGCGCCACCTCCGCCGCCTCCTATGAAAATACCAGCTCCTCCCCCACCACCCCCTCTTGTTATTGAAGCTCCAAACAGCAAATCCCCAAAACCAATTGCAACGGGTGAAAGACCAGAAATAGTTATACCAGAAAATCCTATTGGAATGCTCAGAAAGACAAACAGCCCCTACCATTGGGAGGCAGAAAAAGCTGAGCTACAGCGTATAGGCCCTGTTCCTAAATTTGTTGAAAAGGTGCCAAGCCCTTTGACTGTTAAACTGCCACAACATAATGTTCCCCAGCATTATGGATCACCGCAATCTAATTATCAGAGGCAGAACACTTATGGAAATCAACATTCATCGCCTGATAGCCCGCTACACAGACCTGAAGCTCAATATGGTAACCAGAAAACGATGTCTCCAAACATGAATGGCTCTCCTCCAATGAGAGAAATCCTACAGCGTCAAGACTCGCAATTTAACAAGAGTCCACAGCCATTTGCAAATCAATCACCATTCAATAATACTGCTCCTTACTCTCCAGCACCAAACAATCATTGGCGGCAACCAGAAAGAAGGGATTCACCTGTTATAACTAGCCCACACTCGCCTCAAGCAAATCGTGGACCGTTTTCACCAAATGTTCAACAAAATTCACCTATATACAATCAGGTTCCACAAAGTAACGTTTTCCATACATTACCTAGAGTTGGACAAAGAAATCAAGATAACGTTACAAATAATGTGCAAAACTATGGAAATCCTGTTAATAACAATGTCAGAGAAGTGCCGCAACAgaatttcaattcaaacaCGGAACTGGAAAACACTGCACCGTGGCGTACTAATACATTGAATAGATATCCACGTGAAAATCAACAATCATTGaataatgaacaaaatattaatcacaATCAATCATACACACCGCAATGGAGAGGAAATGATGCTATTAATAAACCATCTGAGAATAATTCAAATCCTTCTTGGAAACGAGACAATATAAACGTTCAAAAAAGCAACCCACAGCCACAATACAATCCACCGTGGGTTCATGAAGATCCAAACAGTAATAAAGTCCAGACAGACAATAATTCAGTACCGTGGAGATCTCAAGAAACTGAAAGATCAGCGCCCAATTCTTTTCCAGAAACAAGGTATCAGTCCTCAATATCTATTCCAATTTCACCAAGAAAACAAGCGCCTCAACCCCAATATAACAACAGTCCATCTCAAAAGGAAGTCGTTTATGTTAATCAAGAGCCCGTCTTTTACTGTCCAGATAGTCCAAAATCGATACCACCTTGGGTAAAAACGCAAAAGGAAAAGACAAAAACACCTCCGCCAATATGGTGTCAGAGACCTCTAGATGGATCAAAGGCAGGCCAAAGAGAATTGGCTACACCACCAAGGGACACCAGCCAGGAACCTGAGTGGGTTCGAAAGAGTAATGAAATGCAAAGAGGTGCACGTGACGTTATCAGTCCGCCTAAATATCAACAATCTGTGCAACCCAACTGGTCAACGCGACCATCAGAGAATCGGAAAAGTCTGCCACGAGACAACAACCAGCAATATCAACAGCAACCAACGAGTAGGATAATTCCAATTCAGATGGAAGTATCGAGCACGGAGACTCGGAATCAGAAGCAGCAAGGGAATCAACAACCACAGTTACGAATTATAATCGATATGAAACAGAATCCCGATCAGAGCCAACCACAATCACAGGCGCCGTATTCACAACCAACGCAGCGTATTATGAGAGTGCTTTCACCGCAATTGGTGAGGATGGACGAAGGAACTGCAGACCGAGAACTCCCAACACTGAATAGAGCTTTCCAGAATCAAGACAGTCAACCAAAAACTCGAATAATACCCATTCAAGTGGAAGATGGTAATGGTGGCGCAAACAAAAG CTTCGGTGGCCGGTATTAG
- the LOC119828966 gene encoding mothers against decapentaplegic homolog 4 has translation MNTTAPTSADACLSIVHSLMCHRQGGESEGFSKRAIESLVKKLKEKRDELDSLITAITTNGAHPSKCVTIQRTLDGRLQVAGRKGFPHVIYARIWRWPDLHKNELKHVKFCQFAFDLKCDSVCVNPYHYERVVSPGIDLSNLTLQSGPSRLVKDEYTAGIGGNGMDMDTGELVTIQHHATSPRHPHSTIAHHHQQFQPTNIIINQGQTPDGVPNMFSPHGPRPPLRPGAPLAPPQMGHSPGTQMMNHPNSQMAQMGPGTPQMGRTTPQMAQMGPGTPQMGPGTPQMGPGTPQMGPGTPQMGPGTPQMGPGTPQMGPGTPQMGTNVPQMASPRMASAPNQMSPGTPQMPNISQGMSIQNSQMVMAQQRAIAPKLEPPDTMDARTMWRMNHSAMPVSMSPGGTTPIIDGTNNTFFTAEQTTADNTQLTQTLPVGTVPVSTVTSVAVTAGSPPEPQQNGFAPTSPPQQSPLPHRTQHQQGTWTGNNTLTYTQSLAPPPAAPPVDAPAHHHHYYNGNPGGLLSSQPAPEYWCSVAYFELDTQVGETFKVPSSRPNVTVDGYVDPSGGNRFCLGALSNVHRTEQSERARLHIGKGVQLDLRGEGDVWLRCLSDHSVFVQSYYLDREAGRAPGDAVHKIYPSACIKVFDLRQCHRQMQTQAATAQAAAAAQAAAVAGHIQPAHPGMNKCLSAAAGIGVDDLRRLCIVRLSFVKGWGPDYPRSSIKETPCWVEVHLHRALQLLDEVLHTMPIDGPRTNIE, from the exons ATGAATACTACGGCACCAACTTCGGCAGATGCCTGCCTGAGTATAGTACACTCGCTAATGTGCCACCGGCAAGGTGGTGAGAGTGAAGGGTTTTCAAAACGCGCCATAGAATCTCTCGTGAAGAAGTTGAAAGAGAAGAGAGATGAACTGGATTCATTAATAACTGCAATTACAACAAATGGTGCACATCCAAGTAAATGTGTAACAATACAACGCACATTAGATGGTCGATTGCAG GTTGCTGGTAGAAAAGGTTTTCCACATGTGATCTATGCAAGGATTTGGCGCTGGCCAGatctacataaaaatgaattaaaacatgTGAAATTTTGCCAGTTTGCATTTGATTTAAAGTGTGACTCAGTCTGCGTCAACCCTTACCACTATGAGAGAGTCGTGTCTCCTGGAATTG atttatcCAATCTCACACTTCAATCTGGACCAAGTAGGTTGGTTAAAGATGAATATACAGCAGGCATTGGTGGTAATGGTATGGATATGGACACAGGCGAACTTGTAACAATACAGCATCATGCCACCAGCCCCAGACACCCCCACTCAACTATAGCTCACCACCATCAGCAATTTCaacccactaatattattattaaccagGGTCAAA CGCCTGATGGCGTTCCCAACATGTTTTCGCCGCATGGACCTCGCCCGCCATTACGTCCTGGGGCGCCCCTTGCCCCACCACAGATGGGCCATTCGCCTGGCACTCAAATGATGAATCACCCTAATAGTCAAATGGCCCAGATGGGACCAGGAACTCCTCAAATGGGTAGAACGACACCGCAAATGGCTCAAATGGGTCCTGGTACACCACAGATGGGGCCAGGTACGCCCCAAATGGGGCCGGGAACCCCACAAATGGGGCCAGGAACACCTCAAATGGGGCCCGGAACACCACAAATGGGGCCAGGAACACCTCAGATGGGGCCAGGCACGCCACAAATGGGGACAAATGTGCCACAAATGGCATCACCCAGAATGGCTTCAGCACCCAACCAAATGTCTCCAGGGACTCCCCAAATGCCGAATATAAGTCAAGGAATGTCTATTCAGAATTCACAAATGGTAATGGCACAGCAAAGGGCGATCGCCCCGAAATTAGAGCCACCTGATACTATGGATGCGCGTACAATGTGGAGAATGAATCATT CGGCTATGCCAGTTAGTATGTCGCCAGGTGGCACAACTCCCATAATCGATGGGACAAACAATACTTTCTTTACCGCAGAACAGACAACTGCCGACAACACGCAATTGACGCAAACATTGCCAG TGGGTACAGTACCCGTTTCCACTGTAACGTCGGTGGCCGTAACAGCCGGCTCACCGCCTGAGCCGCAGCAGAACGGCTTCGCGCCGACCAGCCCGCCGCAGCAGAGCCCGCTGCCGCATCGCACGCAGCATCAGCAGG GTACGTGGACGGGCAACAACACGCTGACGTACACGCAGAGCCTGGCGCCGCCCCCCGCCGCGCCGCCTGTAGATGCGCCTGCGCATCACCATCATTATT ACAATGGCAACCCCGGTGGTCTGCTGTCAAGCCAGCCAGCGCCGGAGTACTGGTGCTCGGTCGCATACTTCGAGCTGGACACGCAAGTCGGCGAAACGTTCAAGGTGCCGTCCAGCCGACCCAATGTTACT GTTGATGGTTACGTAGATCCATCCGGTGGTAACAGATTTTGTTTGGGTGCTTTAAGTAATGTCCACAGAACAGAGCAGAGTGAGCGAGCAAG GCTCCACATCGGCAAGGGCGTGCAGCTGGACCTGCGCGGCGAGGGCGACGTGTGGCTGCGCTGCCTGTCCGACCACTCGGTGTTCGTGCAGTCCTACTACCTCGACCGGGAGGCTGGCCGCGCGCCCGGCGACGCCGTGCACAAGATATACCCGTCTGCTTGCATTAAG GTGTTCGACCTGCGGCAGTGCCACCGGCAGATGCAGACGCAAGCGGCGACGGCGCAGGCGGCCGCCGCGGCGCAGGCCGCCGCCGTCGCCGGACACATACAGCCCGCGCACCCCGGCATGAACAAGT GTCTCTCAGCAGCGGCCGGTATAGGGGTGGACGACTTGCGAAGGCTGTGCATAGTGCGGCTGTCGTTCGTCAAGGGCTGGGGGCCGGATTACCCGCGGAGTTCTATCAAGGAGACACCTTGCTGGGTTGAGGTGCATCTGCATAG AGCGCTGCAGCTGTTGGACGAGGTGTTGCACACGATGCCCATCGACGGACCGCGGACGAACATCGAGTAG